CCCAAACACGAAACGAAGATACCCCCCACACTACCGACATTGGCCGGAGTCGGCGAGAGCTCACCCACGACATTCGTGTATGTCGTGCCGGGCGTGTCTGGCGTATTGGGGCTTGCGCGCCGCGAAAATCCCGTGATAGCGAacggcgccggcgcggatAGGAGGCAGGCGAGAGCGGCACTGCCTGTCAGGCCAGtgatgccgacgagggagatgggggTCGGCGTGGAAGGCATGGTTGGTTCGGGAGTGGACATTGGTTTGATGACAACGTGAACGTCAGAATGAGGCGTCAAGTCAGACAACAGTGGTTGCGACTCAGGCACGGTAGATTGTTAGGTAGAACTGTTTTGACTCTGGTCAACTTTGACACCACCAATAAAACGGCCGATACTTTCAGCATTCGAATGTAATGGCTGCACGAGGTCATGCCGATCTGGTCATGGTCATGGTCATGAATCTCCGAGCTCAGCTCGGGTCGGCGAGCACCAAACCGGGGGTGGCGAAATACACTCTCGCGCGCTCTTCGCCACCTGCAGCTCTCAGAGGTGACGGGGTCCAGATCCAGATCCGCATCTACATCTACATCTGCATCTGCATCTTGATCACGCGTGACGTTGCCACCAGATGAAAGACAGCCCTCTCCCCAATCCCATACCAACCACGACGACTGGACCAGTCATAATCTGCCCTGGAGACTGGTGGCGCACCAACCGCGGGTGTAGGTCACCCTGGAGCTGGCTAAGACAGTGCCCTGTGACGCTATTGATGGCGGTGACGGCCCCATCTGCGACTACTGCCGCGCGGAACTGGACAGCAGCTGCAAGACGTGCCCGGGCGACTGGTTTGGCACGAACCGTACATGTGCGTCTGCCATACATTGTTGGCTGATGCGAGTCGCGTGTGATCCCATTGACCGGGGGGATGGGGTGATGATTTGCGACTACTGCCGCAAGGAGATAGGGAGGGGTAGATAACCTACACCCATCTGAAACAGATATCACATCTAGCATTGCCCTATGGCTCAGTTGGCTAGCGCGTGGAGCTGTTATTAACCAGTAACAACTCCGAGGTCCACGGTTCGAGCCCGTGTGGGGCAGATTCTTTTTGCTTTTGTCTTTGTTTTATATCCTTGCATTGCGGTGGCTATTTTGTATCCCTGTCAATGGAGAGACCTGACGCGGGTTTTTTTTGTCTCCAGTTGTGCTGTGATGCGACTTGGACTTGGGTGGCGGGTTAGTGCAATGCGTCCCGTCCCCACGGCCGCGTGAGACTACAGCACTTGGATCACAACCCCAGCCTACAAAAGCCTTCAAAACGCACAGTATTACATGACAACACTAATGTCCAATGTCCCTCACAACTATGATCACAAGTGCACAGCACCTTGACCTCTCATACCTATGGCAACGtgtctgctgtcagcttgagGTGAAGCTAGAAGCGTGAGGACCAAGCCGACCCACTCTATAGTTTCAGTACAAGCCCGTCCTCCTGGTACTTTGGGCTACACCTGAAGACGGCAGTACGCGCACACGGCAACCTTCTTCTTCAAGACCCATTTCCAAGTCTCCTCGCATGCGTCTGGGTTAGCCCGGCCCGACTTAAAGAAAAACTCACGGCCCTTATTGCTCccgtcctcggcaccgGGACACTCGATCCACTCGCACCGTTTCGTCGCCGTGTGCTGAGTGGTAGAAAAGCTggccgtcgtcggtggTGGCGTCGCCGTGTGCGGGTGCGTCGCTTGTGCGGCCGAGTGAGAGTGCGGCGTGGGTTGCAAGTGTTGCGCAACCATCGGGTACGGCGAGTGCACCTGCATCGtggagacgaggaagaggggtGTGAGGCGCCGAGAGGTTAAATACAGACACGCAAGGATGTAGATATGTGAGAGATGGAGTGTTAGGTAGAGATGACGGCGCCAGGTTTCAATTCCATGTCGGGGGGAAACGCCCCGGTGAATGGTCAAGTCTGGCACTTGCGGCGTTGGGTCTGGGCCTTGGTGCGAGGCGACTGCGAGGCGACCGGAGAGCAGGAGAGTACATCAGACAGGCCGGGTGCCGCGTGTGAATGGCGTGTAGTCGGACGCGGGGATGGCACTGGGCGATGCAGGGTGGGACTAGACGCAGTAGTGGATGCATTGGTCGGTGCAGTGGTATGTATGAGCTACCTGCCCCGCCGCAATTGACAACTTTTGCAGAGTGTTGTTACTGCAAGACTTCAAGTGGCGCCGAGTATGCATGTTGAGGGTGGGCCGCGGAATGTGGCATTCGGGAGCGAGGTGATGTGGATTGTGTTTTGTTCTAGGTGGGTCCGGCCCCTCCGCTGCTCTCGCACCATATCATGAGATCTAGTGGCGTTTTTACTTGCCTTTTCGCTCCAAGTAGTGCTTTGGCTGAGGTGGGAGACATGACAAGCAGAGTGTGTCTGAATCGGTGTGGATACCGGGCCGCGTTGTGGCGGATAACTGGATAACTGTCGCTCCTCGGTGGCGCTGGTTTCGCATATGCATGTGCGCGACCGGGAATGTGGCGTGTGGCGGCCAAACATGGTCTGAGCTGGGTGCGAGCAAAGTGTTGTCACCACTGGCCTGGGCCGCGATCGACTCGGGCGGATGGCGGATGGCGGCAACGGACGCTCGAGCCGTTTCAGTGGGGGATTTCCAGAGCTGAAAATTTCGGACGACAGCAAGTAGTTCACCAGAGTTGCAAGTACTGAACAGATAGGACAAGGGCGTACAGGTGGAGAGTATGTGCATGTCTATCGTGTCGGGGCAAAGATACAATGTCTATGGTAGTGTCCGGGTGATCACTATGAGCGGTGTGGCAGTCTGGGTCTGTTGGCGGTACTGGTACTGTCAGATTGGTGAGGTTGGGCTGCGGCATTCGAGCCTGGCGCGCGACTTGAAGGCTAGCACTGGAGCTGGCAATAGCGGCATACGACGCGGTACGAGATGCCGTCGGTGTACGCGGTGGGGACGCAGTaggctggtgtcagagTCAGACCACAGAGACTAGACTAGACTCACCGCCGCGGTTCGCTCCGTTGCTGTCGCCATGGCACACAATGTCGTACGAGCAGAGAGTAGGTGCGGGGTTGGTGTAGCACATTTTGCAGGGCTTGACAATGACAATGAATGTACGCGTCGGGTCGAGTtggggatgaggttgaCAAGATGAGATGAGCAGGGTTGATAAGGCGCGGCCGTGATGGGCCTGCGACTACCTCGCTTCGAGACGGATTCCGGCGGGGGCGAGGCGGGATGAAGCGGTGACAGCGGGGTTTGAGGATGCCGCACGTAACGAGGGCTCAGGCCATGTCATGGCATGTTTAGGTCAGTCATGTCTAGCCAACGTCGGCTTGACCCGCCTCGTCTTGTCCCGCACAGATCGGGTGTGGTGAGCGACAAGATGAGCCAAATTAGGGACTAAGACTGGACGAAACGCGTTTTGAAACACTAGACATGAACGTACAGGAACGTACAGGAGGGCTACATTGTATGAGCGGTCGTCTATGGCGGTGTCGACCAGCCAAGGTGTGGTGTGAGTCTAAGCGCTCCTAAAGGCTTAGACTTGGAGGCGGCAGAACTGGCAGATGACGCGCCCGTCGGGCAGCTTGAAGGGCGAGCACTTGTCTGATGTTAGCATGAGCCATTGGTAGCCTGCCGAGCGGCCTGGTCTTTCCCCACTCACGCCCGCGGTTCATGCCATACACGTCGCCGGGGCACTGGATCCAGGTTGTCATTCGTGGCGAGTGTATGTGCGGTGGCTAGGTGGCTAGGTGGCTAGGTTGCGAGGATGTGTGGTTGTTGCCGagtggcgaggtcgagactGAGCGGCttggcttgggcttgggctcgggctggggctggggcttGAGAGGGGACGAGGTGACAAGTTAAAGCCTGGGGAGAAGTAAAAGGCTAGAAGAAGGGAAACAAAAGAAGCACGTCATGTTATGCCCTCCCCCAGTCTCTACGAGGAATGCGAGGTAAAGTAAGGAATGTAGAAAGCACATGGGACCGCGCGGATGAAGGCGGCGCCACTTGTTCCCACCTCGCACTGTCTTCGAAAGGATCCCGCGATTATGACACTGCTTACTGGGGGATActtggcgaggtcaaggGGTTTAGCGGAGGAACGGCGCGGGGCTGATCAGGTAGTATGTCCGATAGGTTTGTCACGGAATGGAGGAtagcgcgtcgcgtcgacgatggATCTACTCCACCCAGAGTTGACCAAAGCTCCTTGGCCAAGTATCGATAATGTTGTCAGTTGCTGAGAAGATGTTCAACTGACCCAGATGAGTACAAGTTGGCGTGGAGCCCAACGCCGTTACACAGCTGCGGCCGCACGGGCCCGAACCATGTAGCCTGAAGACGCTCACAGGATGACAGGCACCGGCTCAAAAGCTCAAAAGTGCGCAGTATCGCTCCGCCCTCGACTTTATCTTTAGCCTGTTACGCAGCTGTTACTGTTCAAGACTATTTCAAGACTCGAGGCAAAAGGAGCTGCAGTATTCAGAAGCTAGCACAAGTAGACATTATTCTCCCATGTCATTTTGTTTTTTTTTTGGCTTTCGGACACTCGATCGGGTTCCGCCCGAGTTCATGTTCGGGCGAAAGTCGTGGATCTGGAAGCTACAGGGCGGGATCTGATGCGAACGGATGCTTCGACTTGCTCTGTCATCCCTGTCTCGGTCCGCTTGAAAACACCGCTTGGGCCTATGCCATCAGAGATCAAGTAGCGCCAGTCCTGGATCTCGGGCCGGTTGAAGAGTTGTGCAGTCGCAGTAGATTTGGAGTGGGCCACCAtggcgcgacgaggcgatggGACAGACAATGGTAATTCCGTCCTTGGCCCTACAGGCGAGACATGTTGGTTTGTCACGTGTGAAGCGTGGCTTGGTGGCTTGGCCGTCTGTTTGTCGCGCGCAATCTCAGCTCGGGCAGCTGGCACGACGTTTGAGTGTCTGTCACGGTGTGTGCATGCCACTCGGAACCGGTCTGTGCATGTCAGGATGTGAGCCCACACGATCAGTCTCCACCGAAGCAATCAGCAGTCAGCGCAACACAGCAGCGGAACACAGTCTAGCACTCCATCGCACAGACTGCATCCGGCCGTCAGCATGATCACTCGACACGGACATCCGTGCATCCCAATACAGCAGCCACTCAGCAAGCCCGCACCAGCCCGCACCGCCCGCACCAGCCAAATCGTCTCTCGGAACACGCCCCTGCATCCACTAGTCGCTCGCCCCCCATCCACTAGTCGTCGCGCCCCGGCGGTGGCGACTTGGCGAGATACTTGATACGGTCCTGTTCCTCCTTGGTGGCGTACTTGAGCAGGGCCTCGCGGGGATCCTCGAGACCGACGCGACCCGCAAAGATCTCCTGCACAAAGCCAGCGGTGGCACTCGCGCCAATGCGCCCGCCCTTGCCGACACCTGACAGAGGCTCGGTGGGCTTGAACCGCTTCGCCCGCTTCTCCATCTGGTGTAGGCTCATTCCGTGTCGCTGGTCGGCCGAGATCTGGCCGTGCTCGTCTGGCGCGAACACGACCGGCGTGAGGTCTGCCGTCGTGTAGCTCACGTCGCGCGGTTTCGCCCGGGGCATCTTggcgagcgggaggagggcccCGTGAATACTGGCGTTGGGCGAGTAGAGGACGTATACTTCGCCGTTGGAGCACGACGCAAAGAGCTGGTTGATGCGCGAATGCCATTGCACCCGCACAACGCTGGCCTTGGCAATCGGCACACGACGCTGGATCGACAGGTCGTCGGCTGAGAGAAACAGAATCTcgcccaccgcctcggGGTCTCGCGGGTCAATGGTCGTTCCGGCCAGCACAGTGCGGCCGTCGGGTGACCACGCGACCTCCGTCTCCGAGTACTTGTTGTCGATCCCGTTTGCGACCGCTAGCGGTTGCCGCAGATTCTTCACGTCCCACACTACTGTCAGCTCCATACAACCGAGGTAGCTTACGCTTGATTGTCCCGTCCTGGCTGCGGCTAGCGAGTTTCCCAGAGTCGGGCGAGAATGCAACGCACGTAATCtccgtctccttctcgtGCGCCTTCTCATTGCTCTTATCCGGCCGCGCATAGTTTGATCTCGTGCTCCAAACATGCACTGCACCATCATGACATCCAGCTGCGATCGTCTTCCCGTCCGGGctccagcagcagctcgtGACGCGCGTCTTATTCCCCCGCGCCTTGGATCGTACGACCACGACGTGCTTCTGCTTGCTCGTGTCCCGCACATCCCACAGACGCAACGTGCTGTCGTTCGCGCACGTCAGAAACACTGTGTTGTCCGAGGGGTGCCACTTGCCCGCGTTGATCTCAGCAATGTGGCCTTTTGTCACCTTCATGTCGCGGATGTAAACGTCGCCCTTCATGAactccttggcgtcctcgccatcgcgccCGAATACTTTCGGATAAAATGTTCCGCTCACGACGAGCAAATGCTTGCCGTCAGGCGAGTAGGAGAGGTCGTGCACAAAGTACGTCCCGTTCGGCTCAAAGCTCTTGAACGGGCGCAGGCGCGAGTCCATGCCTCCAAAGTCCCACAGCTTGCAGTCGTAGTCGTGGCTGCCTGTCGCAAGGCGCGCACCGGGTGGGTCAaccgccaaggccgagaccAGCTTGGTATGGTCCTTGAGCACAATCTCGTGAGTCACAGGTGTCCGGTCCTCCTCTGgttcgagctcgtcgtcgctgtcctcgtccgactCGGCCTTCCGTTTTGGCGGCTGAGGACCGACATCGTCATCATCTTTATCATCTTCTGGTGCTGCGGGTCCAGGTTCCGGCTCAGTCCGAGCTGGGCGCAGAGTCTCGCGTTGAGGAGGCGCTGcctgtggtcagcttgATCACAGCCAAGTAAGCTCACCCTCTTCGTCTCGGCCACGCGCTGCTGGTTGACGGTTGGtgcaccaccgccgcgctTTGGCTTCTTACCGAAGCTCATTGGGAGGCCAAACCCGTCCATGTTGCTGGATACCTAGGTGGATGGACGACAGATGATGGAGTGTCACTTTCTAAAAACACGGTTGGTGGCAAACAGACTTGATcagggaaggtggaggcaggtggaggtcagTTGTCACCTCACTTGGCTCCATTTGCATTGCTCCAGAGTGCAACCTCAGAACTCATGTCGATCTTGCTATGAAATGCTATGGACTTGTGGGCCCTCCTTGATGAATACCTCGCGCCGTCCGAGATGATGCAGTGTTGAGAGAAGGAAGGGATGGGGGTGGGTGGGCCCTCTATGGAATTGATTCTACCTAGTTGCCAACAAAAAGCGTATGGAGGGTATGTGATGCGTGATGCCTATCTAATGTGGTGGTATCTCGGCGTGGGTACCAGAGCCAGTGAGaggcgccgcgcggcggcaagcCAGCTAGCGGCGCCTCGCTGACGTTAAGAAACAAAGACAAAGCCACGGAATGACAGATTAAACCTGGTAGCGCTCACGAAGGCGCTCGCGGATGACAGTCGGGAACGACGACGTCTGCTGCTCCCACTGAGCACCGAGCTGGTTCTTGAATGCTTGCAAGATCTGGCGGAacatgtcgtcgagctcccGAGAGGGGTGCTGCCACTTGCACACGGCGTTGCAGAACCAGATGAAGCTCTGTTGGTCAGCTGCAAAGCGACAATGATCAACTCACGTTCTCAAGACCAGCAGGGTTCTTGACAATGAGCATGCAGAAGCCGCGGAACGCCGAGTCCTTCTCGTCGTTGTCCTTGATCTCCCACAGGGCTGCGCACCAGGCCTGAGCAAAGGTGCCGAGGTGGGGCGCGACACGGTCGGGCGCAACCAGGCCAAGACGACCAATCGTGACAGCGGCGTTCTCCGAGAGCGACTTTGGTGACTtggcgttgaggaggatggggatgagaCGCTGGATGAGGTCGTCTACGAAGGGCTCGATGGGAGAGGCGTCGCCCTGGTACTGGATGGCAATCTCGCCAGCTGCCCAGGCAGCGTTGTTGCAGACGCTGATGCTGTCCTGCTGGGGCTCGGGGATGATCTGCTCGATAATCGAGGGCATCAGGTCCGGCACGTAGGGGCGCAGAAGGGGGAAGCAGGTCATGGCCATATCACCAAGCAACGCGTGCGCCGACTGCCGGACAGGAGGCTCAAAGTGCTGAGGGTCAGCATGGGCGGTAACGTTCAACTCACAGTCAGACACGCCGCAATGAGCGTAAGGAGAGGCGGCTGCGTCGACTCGATGAGGGCCGGCATCTGCTCCGCAAGACCTTGCGCAAGGCCcgagaggaggtcgagcgcgacgacgatgaacGTGCGGTCAGGCTCGTGCACCTCGTTGGGGTTGCCGAGGTAGGCATTCCACTGCGCGAGCGAGGTGCTGATGATGGTGATGCAGCGCTGGTACACAGGGGAAGCGTAGGGACCGAATGCCTTGCCCGCAGCGAGGGTGACCGACGAAAGGCactcgaggagcgggaCAAGGTCGGGGTCGCTGTCGCTCAGCTTCATCCACTTGTCGATCAGAGGAGGCATGAGGATCTCCATGTACTTCTCGGTGCCGAGAGCGTGCATGACAGAGTCGGCAAGAGTACCGATAGCGTCGTACAGGATGAGCAAGTTCTTCTGCTGGTACTTGGTGAACGCGTAGGTGAGGTTACGCAGGATGGGCTCAAGGAAGGGGACCAACTCGCCGCcagcttcctcctcgagcgtggCAAACGCACTGCAGCCTGCCTCCTGCACGCGCTTgttgccgtcgaggaccaTCTGGAGGAGACCCTCCATTGTGGGCAGGAAGAAGCTCTGCTTGTTCTCGGTCGAGACAGCGACGACCCAGCTCGAGTAACGTCCGAGAGTCCAGCAGGTAATCGAGCGGACGAGCGCCTTgcggtccttgagcgcctcaaTGAGCCAGGGCACAAGCTGGGGGAGGTGAggctcgaggccctcgatGCAGCCCTCGGCAATCGCACCAAGTGCAAGGATACCGCTCTCCCGATAGGTCCACTCCTGGTGGAAGAGGCGGTCCTTGAggtgagggaggaggatgttgaggaggtcgccACGGAACGAGACGGCCatgacgtcgagcgcagcgGCCGAGCACTTGCGGATGTTCCACTCGGCCgaggcgtcgtcgtcatcatcgtcgtagtagtcgtcatcgtcatcatcatcgtcgtcaaatgcctgctcggccgcctcacGGGATTGGCCACCCTTCTGCGCCGACGCAGCCTCGTTGGACTCGCCAACACCGTGCGCCTTGCCGCTGTAGAGGTGGGGCTTGATGTCGGT
Above is a genomic segment from Cutaneotrichosporon cavernicola HIS019 DNA, chromosome: 1 containing:
- the kap104 gene encoding uncharacterized protein (HEAT-like repeat), which produces MSSWTPNQDGLQEVLGMLRDSASPDPNVQKHVATRLKELRFIPNFLAYLAHILVFATSEVGTHRTVAGLVLKNALIERSGQPVTDSDAQAMEYVKQASLAGLQEADKMIRHTSGSVVMAILYTENTGAWPQALDVLTKGLSSQDENLVEGVLNTFQKVAEDCPQRLDITIQGASLFEHLVPLFIQFTGHSDARNRLYALETLQCLIALRTPALMAQLENYLQALFARASDDSPDVRRTVCAALGLILASRPDKLVPQMKNVVDYITYCTKDEDESVALEACEFWLTFAEDPNLKSQMQPYLEKIVPLLLEGMVYSEVDLLYLDNDEDDEAVPDKETDIKPHLYSGKAHGVGESNEAASAQKGGQSREAAEQAFDDDDDDDDDYYDDDDDDASAEWNIRKCSAAALDVMAVSFRGDLLNILLPHLKDRLFHQEWTYRESGILALGAIAEGCIEGLEPHLPQLVPWLIEALKDRKALVRSITCWTLGRYSSWVVAVSTENKQSFFLPTMEGLLQMVLDGNKRVQEAGCSAFATLEEEAGGELVPFLEPILRNLTYAFTKYQQKNLLILYDAIGTLADSVMHALGTEKYMEILMPPLIDKWMKLSDSDPDLVPLLECLSSVTLAAGKAFGPYASPVYQRCITIISTSLAQWNAYLGNPNEVHEPDRTFIVVALDLLSGLAQGLAEQMPALIESTQPPLLTLIAACLTHFEPPVRQSAHALLGDMAMTCFPLLRPYVPDLMPSIIEQIIPEPQQDSISVCNNAAWAAGEIAIQYQGDASPIEPFVDDLIQRLIPILLNAKSPKSLSENAAVTIGRLGLVAPDRVAPHLGTFAQAWCAALWEIKDNDEKDSAFRGFCMLIVKNPAGLENSFIWFCNAVCKWQHPSRELDDMFRQILQAFKNQLGAQWEQQTSSFPTVIRERLRERYQV
- a CDS encoding uncharacterized protein (Transcription factor), yielding MDGFGLPMSFGKKPKRGGGAPTVNQQRVAETKRAAPPQRETLRPARTEPEPGPAAPEDDKDDDDVGPQPPKRKAESDEDSDDELEPEEDRTPVTHEIVLKDHTKLVSALAVDPPGARLATGSHDYDCKLWDFGGMDSRLRPFKSFEPNGTYFVHDLSYSPDGKHLLVVSGTFYPKVFGRDGEDAKEFMKGDVYIRDMKVTKGHIAEINAGKWHPSDNTVFLTCANDSTLRLWDVRDTSKQKHVVVVRSKARGNKTRVTSCCWSPDGKTIAAGCHDGAVHVWSTRSNYARPDKSNEKAHEKETEITCVAFSPDSGKLASRSQDGTIKLWDVKNLRQPLAVANGIDNKYSETEVAWSPDGRTVLAGTTIDPRDPEAVGEILFLSADDLSIQRRVPIAKASVVRVQWHSRINQLFASCSNGEVYVLYSPNASIHGALLPLAKMPRAKPRDVSYTTADLTPVVFAPDEHGQISADQRHGMSLHQMEKRAKRFKPTEPLSGVGKGGRIGASATAGFVQEIFAGRVGLEDPREALLKYATKEEQDRIKYLAKSPPPGRDD